A single region of the Triticum dicoccoides isolate Atlit2015 ecotype Zavitan chromosome 2B, WEW_v2.0, whole genome shotgun sequence genome encodes:
- the LOC119366133 gene encoding ABC transporter B family member 19-like, with protein MSDPAAAGDGKAEKMEKAANGSAGCDAAAAGQGKKRADQAVAFHELFSFADRWDLALMSLGTLGALAHGAAMPCFFLLFGDLINGFGKNQTDLRAMTDEVAKYALYFVYLGLVVCVASYAEIACWMYTGERQVIALRKAYLDAVLRQDVGFFDTDARTGDIVFGVSTDTLLVQDAIGEKVGNFMHYLATFFAGLVVGFVSAWRLALLSVAVIPAIAFAGGLYAYTLTGLTSKSRESYANAGVVAEQAIAQVRTVYSFVGESKALNSYSEAIQNTLKLGYKAGMAKGLGIGCTYGIACMSWALVFWYAGVFIRNGQSDGGKAFTAIFSAIVGGMSLGQAFSNLGAFSKGKIAGYKLLEVIRHRPSIVHDHKDGKLLAEVHGNIEFKDVTFSYPSRPDAMIFRDFSLFFPAGKTVAVVGGSGSGKSTVVALIERFYDPNEGQVLLDNVDIKTLQLRWLRDQIGLVNQEPALFATTIIENILYGKPDATIAEVEAAATASNAHSFISLLPNGYNTMVGERGIQLSGGQKQRIAIARAMLKDPKILLLDEATSALDADSENIVQEALDRLMVGRTTVIVAHRLCTIRNVNMIAVLQQGQVIETGTHDELLAKGTSGAYASLIRFQESARNRDLGAASTRRSRSMHLTSSLSTKSLSLRSGSLRNLSYQYSTGADGRIEMISSADNSLKYPAPRGYFFKLLKLNGPEWPYAVLGAIGSVLSGFIGPTFAIVMGEMLDVFYYKDPVQMEKKTKLYVFIYIGTGIYAVVAYLVQHYFFSIMGENLTTRVRRMMLSAILRNEVGWFDEEENNSSLVAARVAVDAADVKSAIAERISVILQNITSLMTSFIVGFVIEWRVAILILATFPLLVLANFAQQLSMKGFAGDTAKAHAKSSMVAGEGVSNIRTVAAFNAQNKVMSLFSHELRIPEEQILRRSQTAGLLYGLSQLCLYCSEALILWYGSHLVRSHGSTFSKVIKVFVVLVVTANSVAETVSLAPEIIRGGESIRSIFGILNRATRIEPDDPEAERVTTVRGDIELRHVDFSYPSRPDIEIFKDFNLKIQAGRSQALVGASGSGKSTVIALIERFYDPTGGKVMIDGRDIRRLNLKSLRRKIGLVQQEPALFASSILENIAYGKEGATEEEVVEAAKTANVHAFVSQLPDGYRTAVGERGVQLSGGQKQRIAIARAVLKDPAILLLDEATSALDAESESVLQEALERLMKGRTTVLVAHRLSTIRGVDRIAVVQDGRVVEHGGHSELVARPEGAYSRLLQLQNHRN; from the exons GCACGCTCGGCGCACTGGCGCACGGCGCCGCCATGCcctgcttcttcctgctcttcgGGGACCTCATCAACGGCTTCGGCAAGAACCAGACCGACCTCCGCGCCATGACCGACGAGGTCGCCAAG TATGCGCTCTACTTCGTCTACCTCGGACTGGTGGTCTGCGTCGCCTCCTACGCAG AGATCGCGTGCTGGATGTACACCGGGGAGCGGCAGGTGATCGCGCTCCGGAAGGCGTACCTGGACGCCGTCCTCCGGCAGGACGTGGGGTTCTTCGACACGGACGCGCGCACGGGGGACATCGTCTTCGGCGTCTCCACCGACACGCTGCTGGTGCAGGACGCCATCGGCGAGAAGGTGGGCAACTTCATGCACTACCTGGCCACCTTCTTCGCGGGGCTCGTCGTCGGCTTCGTCTCCGCGTGGCGGCTCGCGCTGCTCAGCGTCGCCGTCATCCCGGCCATCGCCTTCGCCGGCGGCCTCTACGCCTACACGCTCACCGGCCTCACCTCCAAGAGCCGCGAGTCCTACGCCAATGCCGGCGTCGTCGCGGAGCAG GCAATTGCGCAAGTTAGAACAGTCTACTCATTTGTTGGAGAGAGCAAAGCACTCAATTCGTACTCTGAAGCAATCCAGAATACACTGAAGCTTGGTTACAAAGCTGGGATGGCAAAGGGTCTTGGTATTGGGTGCACTTACGGGATAGCGTGCATGTCATGGGCACTAGTATTCTGGTATGCCGGCGTCTTCATCAGGAATGGGCAGAGCGATGGTGGCAAGGCCTTTACTGCGATCTTTTCTGCAATCGTTGGTGGCAT GAGTCTTGGCCAGGCATTCTCCAACCTTGGAGCCTTCAGCAAAGGGAAGATTGCTGGATACAAATTGTTGGAGGTCATTCGTCATAGGCCCTCCATAGTTCATGATCATAAGGATGGCAAGTTGTTGGCGGAGGTCCACGGAAATATTGAATTCAAGGATGTTACTTTCAGTTATCCATCAAGGCCTGATGCTATGATCTTCCGGgatttctctctgttcttcccTGCTGGGAAAACTGTTGCAGTTGTTGGAGGCAGTGGGTCTGGTAAGAGCACTGTTGTGGCTCTGATAGAAAGGTTCTATGATCCTAATGAAG GCCAGGTTTTGCTAGACAATGTTGACATCAAGACACTGCAATTGAGGTGGCTGAGGGATCAAATTGGACTCGTAAACCAAGAGCCTGCCCTTTTTGCAACTACAATCATTGAGAACATCTTGTATGGAAAGCCCGATGCCACAATTGCAGAAGTTGAGGCTGCAGCAACTGCATCCAATGCTCATAGTTTTATCTCTCTGCTGCCCAATGGATACAACACAATG GTTGGGGAGAGAGGAATTCAGCTATCTGGTGGTCAGAAACAGCGTATTGCAATTGCTCGTGCTATGCTGAAGGACCCCAAGATACTGCTCCTTGATGAAGCTACCAGTGCTTTAGATGCAGACTCGGAGAACATTGTGCAAGAAGCTCTAGACCGCCTGATGGTTGGGAGGACTACAGTAATTGTTGCGCACCGTCTGTGCACCATCAGAAATGTAAACATGATCGCGGTGTTACAACAAGGCCAAGTTATTGAGACTGGGACACATGATGAACTTTTAGCAAAAGGAACCTCTGGAGCATATGCATCCCTGATTCGCTTTCAGGAAAGCGCACGTAACAGAGATCTTGGGGCTGCATCTACCCGTAGGTCACGCTCGATGCACTTGACAAGCTCTCTGTCCACCAAATCTCTGAGCCTCAGGTCGGGAAGTTTACGGAACCTGAGCTATCAGTACAGTACTGGAGCAGATGGGCGCATCGAGATGATCTCAAGTGCAGATAATAGCCTCAAATACCCAGCACCACGTGGTTACTTTTTCAAGCTCCTAAAACTGAATGGTCCTGAATGGCCCTATGCGGTGTTGGGTGCTATTGGTTCTGTTCTATCTGGATTCATCGGCCCAACATTTGCCATTGTTATGGGTGAAATGCTCGACGTGTTCTACTACAAGGACCCCGTTCAAATGGAGAAGAAAACTAAGCTTTATGTGTTCATCTATATTGGCACAGGCATATACGCCGTAGTTGCTTATCTTGTGCAGCATTACTTCTTCAGCATAATGGGAGAAAATCTTACAACCAGAGTTAGGAGGATGATGCTGTCTG CGATACTTAGGAACGAAGTTGGTTGGTTCGATGAAGAAGAAAACAACTCTAGTCTTGTGGCTGCTCGTGTAGCAGTTGATGCGGCTGATGTGAAGTCGGCGATAGCCGAGAGGATATCAGTGATACTGCAGAACATAACGTCCCTGATGACATCTTTCATCGTCGGTTTTGTCATTGAGTGGAGAGTGGCGATCCTTATTCTGGCCACTTTCCCTCTTCTTGTGCTTGCCAACTTTGCCCAG CAACTTTCGATGAAGGGCTTTGCTGGTGACACAGCAAAGGCACACGCCAAGAGCAGCATGGTTGCCGGTGAAGGCGTGAGCAACATCCGCACAGTGGCGGCCTTCAACGCTCAAAACAAGGTCATGTCTCTCTTCAGCCACGAGCTGCGCATACCAGAGGAGCAGATCCTGCGACGCAGCCAGACCGCGGGCCTTCTGTACGGCCTCTCGCAGCTCTGCCTCTACTGCTCGGAAGCGCTCATTCTCTGGTATGGTTCTCATCTGGTCCGGTCGCACGGGTCAACATTCTCCAAGGTCATCAAGGTCTTCGTCGTCCTTGTCGTGACTGCCAACTCCGTCGCCGAGACGGTCAGCCTTGCGCCGGAGATCATCCGTGGTGGCGAATCTATCCGCTCCATCTTCGGCATCCTCAACAGGGCGACGAGGATCGAGCCTGATGATCCGGAGGCAGAGCGTGTCACCACTGTTCGTGGCGACATTGAGCTGCGGCATGTCGACTTCTCGTATCCGTCTCGCCCTGACATTGAGATCTTCAAGGATTTCAACCTGAAGATCCAGGCCGGGCGCAGCCAGGCTCTGGTTGGAGCTAGTGGTTCTGGTAAGAGCACTGTGATTGCGCTCATCGAGCGGTTCTACGACCCGACAGGGGGCAAGGTGATGATCGACGGCAGGGACATCAGGAGGCTGAACCTCAAGTCCCTGCGGCGCAAGATCGGGCTGGTGCAGCAGGAGCCGGCCCTCTTCGCCTCCAGCATCCTGGAGAACATCGCGTACGGCAAGGAAGGCgcgacggaggaggaggtggtcgagGCGGCCAAGACGGCCAACGTGCACGCGTTCGTGAGCCAGCTCCCCGACGGGTACCGGACGGCGGTGGGCGAGCGCGGCGTGCAGCTGTCGGGCGGGCAGAAGCAGCGCATCGCCATCGCCAGGGCGGTGCTCAAGGACCCGGCCATCCTGCTCCTGGACGAGGCGACCAGCGCGCTGGACGCCGAGTCGGAGAGCGTGCTGCAGGAGGCGCTGGAGCGGCTGATGAAGGGGCGGACCACGGTGCTGGTGGCGCACCGGCTGTCGACGATCCGCGGCGTGGACCGCATCGCCGTGGTGCAGGACGGGCGCGTCGTGGAGCACGGCGGGCACTCGGAGCTCGTGGCGCGGCCCGAGGGCGCCTATTCCCGGCTGCTGCAGCTGCAGAACCACCGCAACTGA